Part of the Woronichinia naegeliana WA131 genome, GGGCCTGGGGATGGGAATAAATGGTCGTCAGGGATTCGAGGGAGGTTCCCCAGGACAGCAAGACATGAATGATCGGTAAAACCAATTCCTGTTGAATCTGGAGATTGCCCCGTTCCCAAAGCGTATCAAGGGTGACGACAATACTGCCCTCGGTGGAATTTTCCACAGGAATAATGGCCAAATCGACCTCTTGATCGGCTGCGGCCTGAAGACTTTGACCGATGGTAGGATAGGGAATGAGATGGGTTGATTGACCTTGATGGTGGTTTAACCAATGGGCATAGGCTAGGGCTGCCGTTTCAGCATTAGTTCCCTGGGGGCCAAGATGGGCAACAGAAAGTGACATAAACCATCAACTCCATAAATTCCTATTTTCCCATTAAACCAAAAGGGCTACTCTGGAGGGTTATCACTTTCTAGGGTAGCGTTCATGGTTTCTATTTCCCGTTCTCCAGAACTTTCAGGGGTTTGCACAGGGGCGGTTTCTGTCGTTGTCGGCGTATTTTCTGGCGCGGCTACTGGTTCTTCGGGGGTGGGAATGGGTTCATAGGGATTCCAAATATTACCTTTTTCTGAGTGCAGAAATTCAGGATAGGCAGATTGTCCATGTTCACTCATATCTAAACCATTGATTTCTCCTTCTAAATCCACCCGTAAGCCATTGCTAACTTTAAGCAGTAACCACACTAAACCACTAAAGATGATGATAAAAACCCCGATCGCCGCTATACCGATCAATTGATTGAGTAACAGCCCTGACTGACCTCGAATTAAGCCGCCTTTGAGGTCAAAAATCCCCACAGCAATGGTTCCCCATAAACCACCGACTAAATGGATGGATAACATTCCGACGGGATCATCTAAATGAACTCGATCAAACCAGCCCAGAAAACTAACGGTTAAAAGTCCGGCGATCGCGCCAATAATAATCGCTGAACTAAAAGAAATTTGATTACAACTGCCAGAAATGGCCACTAATCCGGCCAAAATTCCCCGAATAGTTAAGGCTAAATCTGGTTTACCCGATCGCCACCAACCGATGAACAGGGCCACTAATCCAGAGGCGATCGCGGCCAAATTGGCGGTAAGTAGTAGTACCGGAACCGTTGGCGTTAGGGTTAATCCTTTTCCCCCGATCAGGCCGAACCAACCGAGCCAAAGCAGCAAACAACCTAGAAACGCCAGGCTTAGATTATGGCCAGCCAGTCGATTAATGCGTCTAGTTTCATATTTCCCCATCCTTGGCCCTAGAATAGCCAGTCCTGAAAAGGCCGCCCAACCACCCACGCAATGAATTACGGTTGATCCGGCAAAGTCCTGAAAGCCCATCTTGGCTAACCAACCCCCGCCCCAAACCCAATGGCCAACGATCGCATAGCCTAACCCAACTAAGGCAATGGTAAAGATTAAAAAGTCACCAAATTTGACCCGTTCTGCCACGGCTCCAGCCACAATCATGGCGGTTAAACCGGCTAAGGCACTTTGAAAGAGGAAAAACAGGGTTAGGGGTAAACCCTGGGGATAGGGTTTGAGTCCATAGAGTAGAACGTTATCACTGCCTAAAAACCAAGGGGCGTTTCCTAACCAGCCATTGCCCTGACTGCCAAACATGAAGGCAAAACCAAATCCCCAAAAAACGAGGAGGGTCAGCATCCAAATCGTCAGGTGAGTCAGCAAAATATTGACGACGTTTTTGGAGCGACATAATCCGGCGGTTAAAAAGGCAAAGCCGCCATACATTGCCATTACCAGTAAAAAGGCTAATAGTATCCAAAGGTTGTTGATCAGAGCGGTTAAGGATAAGATGCCGGTGTTGCTGGTTAGTGGGGAATTTGTCGGCTGGGTTTGGGATAAGACCGAGGCATGACTAAAGACCACCAGTAGGGTTGTCAGGGGTAAACCAAGCCAAGGCCAAGATCGAGAATTGACAAGGTTAAGGGGATGACTTTTGCAGGGGTCTTTGGGGTCGGACATATCGCTAAAACGGCAAGGTGGCGGACAAGATTGCCTAGACAGTGCAGGGCGTGGCTGCAATGATCAACTGTCAAAAAGCTGCAATCTAGCTTAACATCAAGTCGTTAACTCTAGGATTTTGGTATTATTGGCACATAAGGATTTGAGCCGACGGGCTGTTTAAGGATTGTGAGGACAGTAAACGATGAGACCGAATGAAGTGCGCCGCAGAATTCAAGAGTGCAAGAAACAACGCCTCACGAAATTAGATTTGGGTAATGATTGGAATACGCCTGATGAGGAGAAATTAACCGCTATTCCCGCCGAAATTTTTGATTTCGTTTGGCTAGAGAAACTTAATTTAAGGTATAACCAACTGAGTGAGCTACCCGATTCTATTAACCGTCTCCAAAATTTATCAGAACTTGATTTAAGTGATAACTCTCTGAGTGAGCTACCCGATTCTATTACCCGTCTCCAAAATTTATCTACACTTGATTTACGTAATAACCAACTGAGTGAGCTACCTGATTCTATTACCCATTTCCAAAATTTATCTTATCTTGATTTAAGTTGTAACCAATTGAGTGAGTTGCCCGATTTTATTACCCATCTCCAAAATTTATTAATACTTTATTTAAGTTCTAACCAACTGACTGAGATACCCTATTTTATGGGTAATCTCCAAAAGTTGTTAGAACTTGATTTAAGAAATAATCAACTGAGTAAGCTACCCGATATTTCCCATCTCCAAAATTTATCAGGACTTGATTTAAGTTATAACCAACTGAGAGAACTACCCGATATTTCCCATCTCCAAAATTTATCAAGACTTGATTTAAGTTATAACCAACTGAGTAAGCTACCCGATTCTATTTCCCTTCTCAAAAATTTATCAGGAATTGGTTTAAGAAATAACCAACTGAGTAAGCTACCCGATTCTATTTCCCTTCTCAAAAATTTATCAAGACTTGATTTGGCTAATAACAAACTGAGTGAGCTACCGGACTCTATTGGTAATCTTCAAAATTTATTAAGACTTGATTTAAGTTCTAACCAGCTAAGAGAGCTACCTGATTCTATTGGTAATCTTCAAAATTTATTAATGGTTCATTCAACAAATAACCAACTGAGAAAGCTGCCCAATTCTATTGGTAATCTCCAAAATTTATTAAGACTTGATTTAAGTTCTAACCAACTGAGTAAGCTACCCGATTCTTTTTCCCGTCTCCAAAATTTATCTGAACTTGATTTAAGTGATAATCCCCTGGTTAATCCTCCCATTGAAATTGCTTACCGAGGCATTGAGGCGATTCGTCAATATTTCCGCGATAAAGCAGAAGAAGGTGAAGATCGGCTTTATGAGGCTAAATTAATCATTATTGGTGAAGGAGGAGCGGGTAAAACGACCCTGGCGCGTAAAATTCTTGATGCCAATTCGTCCATGCCTAAAGCAGAAGAAACCACCAAAGGTATTGACGTTTTAGAGTGGCATTTTTCAATGGAGAATGACCAGGATTTTCGTGTAAATATTTGGGATTTTGGTGGTCAAGCAATTTATCACGCAACGCACCAATTTTTCCTGACCAAACGGTCTCTTTATCTATTAGTTGTGGATAGCCGAAAAG contains:
- a CDS encoding ammonium transporter, giving the protein MSDPKDPCKSHPLNLVNSRSWPWLGLPLTTLLVVFSHASVLSQTQPTNSPLTSNTGILSLTALINNLWILLAFLLVMAMYGGFAFLTAGLCRSKNVVNILLTHLTIWMLTLLVFWGFGFAFMFGSQGNGWLGNAPWFLGSDNVLLYGLKPYPQGLPLTLFFLFQSALAGLTAMIVAGAVAERVKFGDFLIFTIALVGLGYAIVGHWVWGGGWLAKMGFQDFAGSTVIHCVGGWAAFSGLAILGPRMGKYETRRINRLAGHNLSLAFLGCLLLWLGWFGLIGGKGLTLTPTVPVLLLTANLAAIASGLVALFIGWWRSGKPDLALTIRGILAGLVAISGSCNQISFSSAIIIGAIAGLLTVSFLGWFDRVHLDDPVGMLSIHLVGGLWGTIAVGIFDLKGGLIRGQSGLLLNQLIGIAAIGVFIIIFSGLVWLLLKVSNGLRVDLEGEINGLDMSEHGQSAYPEFLHSEKGNIWNPYEPIPTPEEPVAAPENTPTTTETAPVQTPESSGEREIETMNATLESDNPPE